One Roseimaritima multifibrata DNA window includes the following coding sequences:
- a CDS encoding DUF421 domain-containing protein, which yields METTLLANFISGKMFFDGWAPVVRTLVLGTIGYAALILILRVSGKRTLSKMNAFDFIVTIALGSTLASALTSQSVSLVQGITALGLLVLLQLVSTWLAVRYRWYSKLVKSEPALVFFQGRCLREAMKKQRVTKEEILAAMRQSKIAQPSEVAAVVIETEGTLSVIPEGPASAEELRNLGIDGTPNV from the coding sequence ATGGAGACGACATTGTTGGCCAACTTTATCAGCGGCAAAATGTTTTTCGATGGGTGGGCACCGGTCGTTCGAACGCTGGTACTTGGCACGATCGGCTACGCGGCGTTGATCCTGATCTTACGGGTTAGCGGCAAGCGAACGCTTTCAAAAATGAATGCGTTCGACTTCATCGTGACGATTGCACTGGGGTCGACGCTGGCTTCGGCGCTCACGTCACAGAGCGTATCACTTGTCCAAGGGATCACCGCCTTGGGGCTATTGGTCCTCCTGCAGCTCGTCTCGACTTGGCTTGCCGTCCGCTACCGATGGTATTCAAAACTGGTCAAGTCCGAACCCGCATTAGTCTTCTTTCAGGGGCGTTGTCTCCGTGAAGCCATGAAGAAGCAGCGTGTAACGAAGGAAGAGATTCTTGCAGCGATGCGTCAAAGCAAAATTGCCCAGCCCAGCGAAGTGGCAGCAGTCGTTATCGAAACCGAAGGAACGCTATCGGTCATCCCGGAAGGCCCCGCATCGGCCGAAGAGTTGAGAAATCTGGGCATCGACGGGACGCCTAATGTGTAA
- a CDS encoding ferritin-like domain-containing protein encodes MGLFTSTEFDSLECLLVDQLQDLYDAESRLVDALPKMADAASSPELKQAFRGHLDETKGHVNRLEEAFQLLDASAKRKTCDAMKGLVSEGDEMIGAKGDAAIKDAALIAAAQRVEHYEMAGYGSARNFAQRCGRQDVADLLQQTLQEEGDANKKLTQIAESSINSAAAQA; translated from the coding sequence ATGGGACTCTTTACCAGTACCGAATTTGATTCACTCGAATGCTTGCTTGTCGACCAACTGCAAGACCTGTATGACGCCGAAAGCAGGCTGGTGGATGCGTTGCCCAAAATGGCCGACGCCGCTTCGTCGCCGGAGTTGAAACAAGCCTTCCGCGGCCATTTGGACGAAACCAAAGGACATGTCAATCGACTTGAAGAAGCCTTTCAACTCTTGGATGCGTCAGCCAAACGTAAAACGTGTGACGCGATGAAAGGACTGGTCTCAGAAGGCGACGAAATGATCGGGGCCAAGGGCGATGCGGCGATCAAGGATGCAGCGCTAATCGCGGCGGCACAACGAGTCGAACACTATGAGATGGCTGGCTACGGATCGGCGCGAAACTTTGCCCAGCGATGTGGTCGCCAAGACGTTGCCGATCTCCTACAGCAAACTCTTCAAGAAGAGGGGGATGCCAACAAGAAGCTAACGCAGATTGCCGAATCGTCGATCAATTCAGCGGCCGCTCAGGCATAA
- a CDS encoding type II secretion system protein, producing MHKNTTLCKSALIQRHGFTAVELLVVITVIAILISLLLPAIQKAREAADRVTDANNLRQIGIATHAFCDTHRGVFPKSTHDTGIEGAWIYTLSPYFENVDSIRLCPVDPRIDERRENQGTSYIFNEYLCVAGPDQALSINHLKSTHRTIMVFTISDSRGTAITEDHTHSRNWIRYPQSTNWARVLADVKADRFQGVGDPLQPRPSAERSTGYANYLFADGHVELIPCQVVKGWAEANINFALPDLCPVVK from the coding sequence ATGCACAAAAACACAACGCTGTGCAAATCGGCTCTGATTCAGAGGCATGGCTTTACAGCTGTGGAGTTGCTGGTTGTGATCACCGTGATCGCGATCCTTATTTCACTTTTGCTGCCAGCCATTCAGAAAGCTCGCGAGGCAGCCGATCGTGTCACCGATGCGAACAACTTGCGTCAGATCGGGATCGCCACCCATGCCTTTTGCGATACCCATCGCGGCGTCTTTCCCAAATCAACCCATGATACGGGTATCGAAGGTGCATGGATCTACACGCTTTCGCCCTATTTTGAAAACGTTGACAGCATCCGGCTTTGCCCGGTCGATCCACGGATTGATGAGCGTCGTGAAAACCAAGGCACCAGCTACATTTTCAACGAGTACCTGTGCGTCGCTGGACCGGACCAGGCTTTGTCGATCAACCACCTAAAGTCGACGCACCGCACAATCATGGTGTTCACTATCTCGGATTCGCGTGGTACGGCAATCACCGAAGACCACACCCATTCACGGAATTGGATTCGCTATCCCCAGTCGACCAATTGGGCTCGCGTGCTTGCCGACGTGAAAGCGGATCGTTTCCAAGGTGTCGGCGACCCGCTCCAGCCCCGCCCCTCAGCCGAACGCAGCACCGGATACGCCAACTACTTGTTTGCCGATGGACATGTGGAATTGATCCCCTGTCAAGTCGTCAAAGGGTGGGCCGAAGCCAATATCAACTTTGCTCTTCCAGATCTTTGCCCAGTCGTCAAATAG
- a CDS encoding MerC domain-containing protein has translation MLETIEPNSIVSRISASKSEAMSRWQDWVGIVASIGCAIHCAAMPFVIAFLPAFGVSFLADEGFHRVMAIACFVIAIAAFVPGFRHHRRWMPGSIAVAGLSMITVAAFGFSDDCCVACESPAATNLTVAACTDTCCEHAAADTVTDTDTQTLSGENTHIAASFFSSTYLTGLTPWITPIGGMLLVSAHLLNHRYRCACGCCETPTDQ, from the coding sequence ATGTTGGAAACCATAGAACCAAATTCGATCGTTTCACGCATCTCAGCGTCGAAGTCTGAGGCGATGTCTCGTTGGCAGGACTGGGTCGGCATCGTCGCGTCAATCGGCTGTGCGATTCACTGTGCAGCAATGCCGTTCGTGATCGCGTTCTTGCCGGCGTTTGGGGTTAGTTTTCTGGCCGACGAGGGATTTCATCGCGTGATGGCTATCGCGTGCTTCGTGATTGCGATCGCTGCTTTTGTACCAGGATTTCGCCATCATCGACGCTGGATGCCTGGCTCGATTGCCGTCGCAGGATTGTCGATGATCACCGTCGCCGCATTCGGGTTCTCGGACGATTGCTGTGTCGCTTGCGAGTCGCCAGCAGCAACCAACCTGACCGTAGCGGCATGTACCGATACTTGCTGTGAACACGCTGCCGCAGACACCGTCACCGACACTGACACACAAACGCTCAGCGGTGAGAACACGCACATCGCCGCCTCATTTTTTTCATCGACTTACCTAACCGGGCTAACTCCATGGATCACACCGATAGGCGGCATGCTATTGGTTTCCGCCCACCTGCTCAACCATCGTTATCGATGTGCGTGCGGATGTTGCGAAACACCGACTGACCAATAG
- a CDS encoding GTP-binding protein: protein MDQHNRLPVTVLSGFLGAGKTTLLNHILTNRDDLKVAVIVNDMSEVNIDAALVKSGDANLSRTEEQLVEMSNGCICCTLREDLLVEVRRLARDGRFDYLLIESTGISEPMPVAETFTFEDEEGQSLSLIAELDTMVSVVDAGNFMKDFGSWDDLTDRRLGLNDEDTRNIVDLLVDQVEFANVIIVNKTDLVSPHELEQLNRILRQLNANAKILNTTESRVDLTEIMGTGLFSLSEAESQPEWRAVPRGEEETETEEYGISNFVYRRERPFHPKRLTDALDADMEAGMFTGVLRSKGLMWIASRHDWAFDWSQAGCSIRMAPLGLWWAAAPDDQWPADDQSIAEIQAKFVGEHGDRHQELVFIGNAMNQERIIQILDDCLLTDLEYVQGPEHWANLESTFPPIEVEVTEQHVEEEVL from the coding sequence ATGGATCAACACAACCGCCTGCCCGTCACCGTTCTTTCCGGTTTCCTTGGCGCCGGAAAGACCACGCTGCTGAATCATATCTTGACCAATCGAGATGACCTAAAAGTTGCCGTAATCGTCAACGATATGAGCGAAGTAAATATCGACGCGGCGCTCGTTAAATCGGGAGATGCGAACTTGTCTCGCACCGAAGAGCAGCTTGTCGAGATGTCCAACGGATGTATCTGCTGCACACTCCGAGAAGACCTATTGGTCGAAGTCCGCAGACTCGCTCGCGATGGGCGATTTGACTATCTGTTGATCGAATCAACTGGCATCTCCGAACCGATGCCCGTTGCCGAAACGTTCACATTCGAGGACGAAGAAGGGCAGAGTCTGTCGCTGATCGCCGAGCTCGACACGATGGTGTCCGTCGTCGATGCCGGAAACTTCATGAAGGACTTTGGTTCATGGGACGACCTTACCGACCGGCGATTGGGACTCAATGACGAGGACACGCGAAATATCGTTGACTTATTGGTCGATCAGGTCGAATTCGCAAACGTGATCATCGTTAACAAAACCGATTTGGTTTCGCCGCATGAGCTGGAACAACTGAATCGTATCCTACGACAACTGAACGCCAACGCCAAAATCCTCAACACGACCGAAAGCCGAGTCGATTTGACAGAAATTATGGGGACCGGATTGTTCTCGCTTAGCGAAGCTGAATCGCAACCGGAATGGCGTGCCGTGCCGCGTGGAGAAGAGGAGACCGAAACCGAAGAGTACGGAATATCGAATTTCGTCTATCGGCGGGAGCGGCCGTTTCACCCCAAACGCCTGACGGACGCGCTTGACGCGGATATGGAAGCCGGCATGTTCACCGGAGTATTACGCAGCAAAGGTTTGATGTGGATCGCATCTCGCCACGACTGGGCATTCGACTGGTCGCAGGCCGGTTGTTCCATTCGAATGGCTCCCCTCGGCCTCTGGTGGGCCGCTGCACCGGACGACCAGTGGCCCGCAGACGACCAGTCGATAGCAGAAATTCAAGCCAAGTTCGTCGGTGAGCATGGCGACCGGCATCAGGAATTAGTGTTCATCGGCAACGCAATGAATCAGGAGCGAATCATCCAGATTCTCGACGATTGCTTACTGACCGATCTGGAATATGTACAGGGACCGGAACACTGGGCGAATCTGGAATCGACGTTTCCGCCTATCGAAGTGGAAGTCACCGAACAGCATGTGGAAGAGGAGGTTTTGTAA
- a CDS encoding cytochrome B6 encodes MCKRLSCWAVMAAMILTGGLAPVAAQQSEKQTPKEAPAGDAVADAQASREVPVKRPEQRKNEHDRSDVFDARKAWPSSPVFEKQPKEGKISGFDFYRDPLNSDRPYQTFEEIFEKENAGKPNVMEAQRAFLESRYVLEPRFDAKATMSRGKPLCVGPTARLPNGMTWEQLTEMTPEEIQKQGVFPYPSLPHPLQTNGGQVFPRMQIDMFPRLERFDVDHDLPEAFLPEFPPAIYLNSRPELGDVSRGEVVSINNYYRLFKDILTPVQLDGLRLLVTPFPQEEFNPTDDRKSAQPSLGVTCLDCHVNGHTTGQFHLNPDMRPEERRMRLDTTSLRGMFNQQIHGSKRSLRSVEDFTEFEQRTAYFNGDEIHAIKKGMNILDRIQVSHMAQMQNMFDFPPAPKLDPITGRLDSKKASERELRGEKLFFGKAGCALCHPAPFYLDDKMHDLHLERFLKNEPGDGPIKTFTLRGIKDSPPYLHDGRCLTLEDTVEFFNLVQGLKMTSEEKSDLVAFLRCL; translated from the coding sequence ATGTGCAAACGACTAAGTTGCTGGGCCGTAATGGCGGCCATGATCCTGACCGGCGGGTTGGCACCTGTCGCCGCACAACAGAGTGAAAAGCAAACTCCTAAGGAAGCTCCCGCAGGGGATGCTGTCGCCGACGCGCAGGCATCTCGAGAAGTTCCAGTCAAGCGGCCGGAGCAGAGAAAGAACGAACATGATCGCTCAGACGTCTTTGACGCTCGGAAAGCTTGGCCCTCGTCCCCGGTCTTCGAAAAACAGCCAAAGGAAGGAAAAATCTCGGGCTTTGATTTCTATCGCGATCCGCTGAACTCCGACCGACCATACCAAACGTTTGAGGAAATCTTCGAAAAGGAGAATGCTGGAAAGCCGAATGTAATGGAGGCCCAGCGAGCGTTCTTGGAGAGCCGCTACGTCTTGGAGCCACGATTCGACGCCAAGGCAACGATGTCGCGAGGGAAACCGCTATGCGTGGGGCCGACGGCGAGACTGCCGAACGGGATGACATGGGAACAGCTTACCGAGATGACGCCAGAGGAGATCCAGAAGCAAGGCGTCTTCCCCTATCCATCGCTCCCTCATCCGCTCCAAACCAACGGAGGTCAGGTCTTCCCGCGGATGCAGATCGATATGTTTCCACGATTGGAGCGATTTGACGTGGACCACGACCTGCCCGAGGCGTTCTTGCCAGAATTCCCGCCCGCCATTTACCTCAACAGTCGGCCGGAACTGGGCGACGTCTCACGCGGTGAGGTCGTTTCGATCAACAACTACTACCGGCTGTTCAAGGACATACTGACACCCGTGCAACTCGACGGACTGCGCCTGCTTGTCACGCCATTTCCGCAGGAGGAGTTCAATCCAACCGATGACCGCAAGAGTGCTCAACCAAGCCTGGGCGTGACTTGCTTAGATTGCCATGTCAACGGCCACACGACCGGCCAGTTCCACCTCAACCCGGACATGCGTCCCGAAGAGCGGCGGATGCGGCTGGACACGACCAGTTTGCGGGGAATGTTCAACCAGCAGATCCACGGGTCGAAACGGAGCCTGCGCAGTGTCGAGGACTTCACCGAGTTCGAGCAGCGGACAGCGTACTTCAACGGCGATGAAATCCACGCCATCAAGAAGGGAATGAACATCCTGGACAGGATTCAGGTCAGCCACATGGCTCAGATGCAGAATATGTTCGATTTTCCCCCTGCACCGAAGTTGGACCCGATTACCGGACGGCTTGATTCCAAAAAGGCGAGCGAAAGAGAACTCCGGGGTGAAAAATTGTTCTTCGGTAAGGCAGGGTGCGCCCTATGCCATCCAGCCCCCTTCTATCTGGACGACAAGATGCATGACCTTCACCTGGAACGATTCCTCAAGAATGAACCGGGCGATGGACCGATCAAGACATTCACGCTGCGTGGTATTAAGGACAGCCCGCCCTACCTGCATGACGGTCGCTGTCTCACTCTGGAAGATACCGTCGAATTCTTCAACCTCGTTCAAGGACTAAAGATGACTTCTGAAGAGAAGAGCGATCTAGTCGCCTTTTTACGTTGTCTCTAA
- a CDS encoding alpha/beta fold hydrolase, producing MTMIPTRDGQAIYVKQWGDGRPVVLLHGWPLSADSWDFHAMKIADAGYRVISYDRRGFGRSDQPFGNYDYDSLSDDLSDVMTAMSVEDATIIGFSMGGGEVARYMSRHAGRHVKQCGLISSIVPYMLKGDDNPNGVDQSVFDEMTESMLTDRPKFFANFFKDFYGVGEMSHPVSDEYLQWTRTVAMQASLKATLACAKSFATTDFRLDLPAITIPTLVIHGTQDAIVPIDASGRPAAEAITSATLKEYDGAPHGLLATHKDQLADDLLAFLRS from the coding sequence ATGACGATGATTCCGACCCGAGATGGACAGGCGATTTACGTCAAACAGTGGGGTGACGGTCGACCGGTTGTTTTGCTCCACGGTTGGCCACTTTCGGCCGATAGCTGGGATTTTCATGCGATGAAAATCGCTGATGCTGGATACCGGGTGATCTCCTACGACCGCCGTGGCTTTGGTCGGTCGGATCAACCGTTTGGCAACTACGATTACGATTCGCTGTCGGATGACTTAAGTGATGTGATGACGGCGATGAGCGTCGAAGACGCCACGATCATCGGTTTTTCGATGGGCGGTGGCGAAGTCGCTCGGTACATGTCACGTCATGCTGGTCGACATGTGAAGCAGTGTGGTTTGATCTCGTCGATCGTCCCGTACATGCTAAAGGGCGACGACAATCCGAACGGTGTCGACCAGTCGGTTTTTGATGAAATGACTGAATCGATGCTGACCGACCGACCGAAGTTCTTTGCTAACTTCTTCAAGGATTTCTACGGCGTCGGGGAGATGTCCCACCCCGTCAGCGATGAATACTTGCAGTGGACTCGCACGGTCGCGATGCAAGCGAGTTTGAAAGCTACGCTCGCCTGTGCAAAGTCCTTTGCGACCACCGATTTCCGTCTCGACTTGCCCGCCATCACGATTCCGACCTTAGTGATCCACGGCACCCAAGACGCAATCGTCCCGATCGACGCCAGCGGCCGACCGGCGGCAGAAGCAATTACGTCAGCGACGTTGAAGGAATACGATGGTGCTCCGCATGGACTGTTGGCTACCCACAAAGATCAATTGGCGGACGACTTGCTCGCGTTCTTGAGAAGTTGA
- a CDS encoding Lpg1974 family pore-forming outer membrane protein, with protein MKIKALFGAMFGLLALNSGLAAANEPVDLNGSAVQPAAFNSGSPVYQTPAWAHRSGVFGELLVLRARDAEISYALPVNGNVPQGDVGILDPEAELGFRVGLTKALDHCSSFSLSYTGYSSSQSDQVDVNAPLSLAKLLVHPNEANAAANVLSASGSYDIDFQLADLDYRFIVLSNACTAANLTIGARYGRLDQDLSVVYTGAGLTETVTSDIEFNGAGLRLGADIEHHLRRGTFLYGKTNASLLAGKFDASYLHSSNVDPIRVSSGWDAGRMVSMLDLEVGAGWQHCCGLRVTAGYMFNSWMGTVKTEDWIGAVQNNAGNYRDLSDDFTFDGFVTRVEYHF; from the coding sequence ATGAAAATCAAAGCACTTTTCGGCGCGATGTTCGGTTTGCTCGCGTTGAACAGCGGTTTGGCTGCAGCAAACGAGCCGGTGGACCTGAACGGTTCGGCCGTCCAACCGGCAGCTTTCAATAGCGGTTCGCCCGTTTATCAAACGCCCGCCTGGGCTCATCGCTCTGGCGTCTTTGGCGAACTGCTCGTCCTTCGCGCCCGCGACGCCGAAATCTCCTACGCTTTGCCGGTCAATGGCAACGTACCCCAAGGCGACGTCGGAATTCTGGATCCAGAAGCCGAGCTAGGCTTTCGCGTGGGACTGACCAAAGCACTCGACCACTGCAGCAGTTTCTCGTTGTCCTACACCGGTTACAGCAGCAGCCAATCCGATCAAGTCGATGTGAACGCTCCTCTTTCGTTGGCCAAGTTGCTGGTTCATCCAAACGAAGCGAATGCCGCCGCAAATGTTCTCTCCGCTTCTGGCAGCTACGACATCGACTTCCAGCTTGCCGATTTAGACTATCGATTTATTGTCTTGTCAAACGCGTGCACGGCAGCGAACCTAACGATCGGTGCTCGATACGGTCGTTTGGATCAGGACCTGAGCGTTGTCTATACCGGCGCGGGCCTGACGGAAACCGTGACAAGCGACATTGAATTCAACGGTGCCGGCCTTCGCTTGGGTGCCGACATCGAGCATCACTTGCGCCGCGGTACATTCCTTTACGGCAAAACAAACGCCAGCTTGTTGGCTGGCAAATTCGACGCGTCCTACCTGCACTCAAGCAACGTTGACCCAATTCGAGTTTCCTCCGGATGGGATGCAGGCCGCATGGTTTCAATGCTCGATCTGGAAGTCGGAGCAGGCTGGCAGCATTGCTGTGGACTGCGAGTCACGGCGGGCTACATGTTCAACTCGTGGATGGGAACAGTCAAAACAGAGGATTGGATCGGAGCGGTACAAAACAACGCGGGCAACTACCGTGACCTCAGTGACGACTTCACATTCGACGGTTTCGTAACCCGTGTCGAGTATCACTTCTAA
- a CDS encoding rhodanese-like domain-containing protein: MSALSASQIRPDLRRDPNAPARVSLHGSSSDQQGQKSLNVGSKERKIATFGGSALVFGGTVAVFCGSGCIACIAASVLQQNGFATVHDLPGSVSAWKKAGFELVTSSDAKPMTRETNKLKTDY, translated from the coding sequence ATGAGCGCCCTCTCCGCCTCGCAAATTCGCCCAGACTTGCGACGTGACCCAAACGCTCCTGCCAGGGTTTCATTGCATGGATCATCGTCTGATCAGCAAGGACAAAAATCGCTGAACGTTGGATCGAAGGAGCGAAAGATTGCAACCTTCGGCGGCTCGGCTTTGGTTTTTGGCGGGACTGTCGCCGTGTTCTGCGGTAGCGGCTGCATCGCCTGTATCGCGGCGAGCGTTCTGCAGCAAAACGGGTTCGCAACTGTTCACGACCTGCCTGGCAGCGTGTCGGCATGGAAGAAAGCCGGCTTCGAGTTGGTGACATCGTCTGACGCAAAACCAATGACTCGTGAGACAAACAAACTAAAAACGGATTACTAG
- a CDS encoding exopolysaccharide biosynthesis protein, protein MPASSIHPTEDVLDQLDEAADQHDPLTFGNVMDVLGQHSFAPVLLLIGFIMLVPGPADIPGVPVVLGLLVIVVASQIVMHRDHLWIPAWMERRQLKAKRARKMVSWLRKPAHWLDRITKPRLQWLVNHAGTTLIAVACILVAMATPILEFIPFSANLAGAAIAAFAIALMAKDGLVAGAAIAISFTTVGLVVYQFIGGPVTIL, encoded by the coding sequence TTGCCTGCATCATCCATTCATCCCACCGAAGACGTTTTGGACCAACTAGACGAGGCTGCGGACCAGCACGACCCACTGACGTTTGGCAACGTGATGGACGTGCTCGGACAGCATAGTTTTGCGCCGGTGCTTCTATTGATTGGTTTCATCATGTTGGTGCCCGGGCCAGCGGATATTCCAGGTGTTCCTGTGGTTCTGGGACTGCTGGTCATTGTCGTTGCCAGTCAGATTGTCATGCATCGCGACCACCTTTGGATCCCAGCCTGGATGGAACGCAGGCAGTTGAAGGCAAAGCGGGCCAGAAAGATGGTCTCTTGGCTACGCAAGCCGGCGCACTGGCTGGATCGCATCACCAAGCCAAGACTCCAGTGGCTGGTCAATCACGCTGGCACGACGCTGATTGCGGTCGCATGTATCTTGGTCGCAATGGCAACGCCCATCTTAGAATTCATACCGTTTAGTGCGAACTTGGCGGGCGCTGCGATTGCCGCGTTTGCGATTGCTTTGATGGCAAAAGACGGTTTGGTCGCCGGTGCTGCCATCGCGATTTCCTTCACGACCGTGGGACTGGTGGTATACCAATTCATCGGGGGACCAGTGACGATCCTGTGA